One Streptomyces mobaraensis NBRC 13819 = DSM 40847 DNA segment encodes these proteins:
- a CDS encoding OmpA family protein, translated as MTRPQPTPPARRHRPIAAAVLTAAALLAATPAPAHAAGPGDPARSEPPVKLDAHAPGLKLRKGAKLAPGRVLDIKSVIETGNGSERRVDTNVNVTFALQAEVLFDKDSSSLNSAAAQRIKTIADEARNQHATTLRVFGFTDNLGSADHGIALSKERANAVQRQLAKELGSSSISYQIRGYGEDYPIADNATEDGRRKNRRVEVSFPRQGR; from the coding sequence GTGACCCGCCCTCAGCCGACACCGCCCGCCCGCCGCCACCGGCCGATCGCCGCGGCCGTCCTCACGGCGGCCGCCCTCCTCGCCGCCACACCGGCCCCCGCCCACGCCGCCGGCCCCGGCGACCCGGCCCGCAGCGAACCCCCCGTCAAGTTGGACGCCCACGCCCCCGGACTCAAACTGCGCAAGGGGGCGAAGCTCGCCCCCGGCCGCGTCCTCGACATCAAATCCGTCATCGAGACCGGCAACGGCAGCGAACGCCGCGTGGACACCAATGTGAACGTCACCTTCGCCCTCCAGGCCGAAGTCCTCTTCGACAAGGACAGTTCGTCTCTCAACAGCGCCGCCGCCCAACGCATAAAGACCATCGCCGACGAAGCACGCAACCAACACGCCACCACCCTGCGCGTCTTCGGATTCACCGACAACCTGGGATCCGCCGACCACGGAATAGCCCTGTCCAAAGAACGCGCCAACGCCGTACAGCGCCAACTCGCCAAAGAACTCGGCTCCTCCTCGATCTCCTACCAGATCCGCGGCTACGGCGAGGACTACCCCATCGCCGACAACGCCACGGAGGACGGCCGCCGCAAAAACCGCAGGGTCGAGGTCAGCTTCCCCCGCCAAGGACGGTGA
- a CDS encoding transglycosylase SLT domain-containing protein, with protein MSRISVRGFAVASATAVTTVGAVVGVAQGDEQGKTTTGGVQAAAADTTLLAELPAGQKAVQTASLTEQADTQVGVAQTIAKKEAEEAARKQAAEDASAKKEAAEAAAKKEAEEKAKEKAEKDREKKEKDEVASRSATRDSVDIPVKGSYSTAEVQAIARQIVPADQFQCFSNIVNNESSWDYTATNASSGAYGLVQALPGEKMSSAGADWRTNPATQIKWGLSYMNERYHSPCGAWSFWQANNWY; from the coding sequence GTGAGCCGGATCTCGGTCCGGGGATTCGCCGTGGCCTCCGCCACCGCGGTCACCACCGTCGGCGCCGTCGTGGGCGTCGCCCAGGGCGACGAGCAGGGTAAGACGACGACCGGCGGAGTGCAGGCCGCCGCGGCCGACACGACGCTTCTCGCGGAACTTCCCGCCGGGCAGAAAGCCGTCCAGACCGCTTCGCTGACGGAGCAGGCGGACACCCAGGTCGGCGTCGCCCAGACGATCGCCAAGAAGGAAGCCGAGGAGGCCGCCCGCAAGCAGGCCGCCGAGGACGCCAGCGCCAAGAAGGAAGCCGCCGAGGCCGCCGCCAAGAAGGAGGCGGAGGAGAAGGCCAAGGAGAAGGCGGAGAAGGACCGGGAGAAGAAGGAGAAGGACGAGGTCGCGAGCCGTTCGGCGACGCGCGACTCGGTCGACATCCCGGTCAAGGGCTCCTACAGCACCGCCGAGGTGCAGGCGATAGCCCGGCAGATCGTTCCCGCCGACCAGTTCCAGTGCTTCAGCAACATCGTGAACAACGAGAGCAGCTGGGACTACACGGCCACCAACGCCTCCTCCGGTGCCTACGGTCTCGTCCAGGCGCTCCCCGGCGAGAAGATGTCCTCCGCGGGTGCGGACTGGCGGACCAACCCCGCCACCCAGATCAAGTGGGGCCTCAGCTACATGAACGAGCGGTACCACAGCCCGTGTGGCGCGTGGTCCTTCTGGCAGGCCAACAACTGGTACTAG
- the mgrA gene encoding L-glyceraldehyde 3-phosphate reductase, which translates to MTDSHYRAAETRYDSMEYRRSGRSGLKLPAISLGLWHNFGDDRTLASQRAILRRAFDLGVTHFDLANNYGPPPGSAELNFGKLFAQDFRPYRDELLISTKAGYLMHPGPYGEWGSRKYLLSSLDASLVRMGVDYVDIFYSHRFDPHTPLEETMGALASAVRQGKALYVGVSSYTAEQTREAARLLREMGVPALIHQPSYSMINRWTEDDGLLDALEDEGMGCISFAPLAQGLLTDKYLGGEVPAGSRAAKGTSLDPTLLTEDMLRRLRGLDGIARRRGQSLAQLALRWVLRDERMTSALIGASSVQQLEANVAALDGPELTGEELAEIDSFAVSAEGVNIWANRGGS; encoded by the coding sequence ATGACCGATTCGCACTACCGCGCGGCCGAAACTCGCTACGACTCCATGGAGTACCGGCGAAGCGGCCGCAGCGGGCTCAAACTGCCCGCCATCTCCCTCGGACTGTGGCACAACTTCGGGGACGACCGCACCCTGGCCTCGCAGCGCGCCATTCTCCGGCGCGCCTTCGACCTGGGCGTCACCCACTTCGATCTGGCCAACAACTACGGCCCGCCGCCCGGTTCCGCCGAGCTGAACTTCGGCAAGCTCTTCGCCCAGGACTTCCGGCCCTACCGCGACGAACTGCTCATCTCCACCAAGGCCGGCTATCTGATGCACCCCGGCCCGTACGGCGAATGGGGTTCGCGGAAATACCTGCTCTCGTCCCTCGACGCGTCGCTGGTCCGAATGGGTGTCGATTACGTCGATATCTTCTACTCGCACCGCTTCGACCCGCACACCCCGCTGGAGGAGACGATGGGCGCCCTCGCGTCCGCCGTCCGGCAGGGGAAGGCCCTCTACGTCGGCGTCTCCTCGTACACGGCGGAGCAGACCAGGGAGGCCGCACGGCTGCTGCGCGAGATGGGCGTCCCCGCGCTGATCCACCAGCCCTCGTACTCCATGATCAACCGCTGGACGGAGGACGACGGGCTGCTCGACGCCCTGGAGGACGAGGGCATGGGCTGCATCTCCTTCGCGCCGCTGGCCCAGGGGCTGCTCACGGACAAGTACCTGGGCGGGGAGGTCCCGGCGGGGTCGCGGGCCGCCAAGGGGACGTCGCTGGACCCGACGCTGCTCACCGAGGACATGCTGCGCCGGCTGCGCGGCCTGGACGGGATCGCGCGGCGCCGCGGGCAGTCCCTGGCGCAGCTGGCGCTGCGCTGGGTGCTGCGGGACGAGCGGATGACCTCCGCGCTGATCGGCGCCTCCAGCGTGCAGCAGTTGGAGGCGAACGTGGCGGCGCTGGACGGACCGGAATTGACCGGGGAGGAGCTGGCTGAGATCGATTCCTTCGCGGTCAGCGCGGAAGGGGTCAACATCTGGGCGAATCGGGGCGGCTCGTAG
- a CDS encoding PhoH family protein, with protein MVTSKKRRENDRRTYVLDTSVLLADPGAMCRFEEHEVVLPVVVVTELEAKRHHPELGYFARKALRRLDEYRVQFGRLDAPIPIGELGGSLRVELNHSDPAILPVGFRLGDNDSRILAVARNLQAEGYDVTVVSKDLPLRIKASSVGLLAEEYRAELAITDSGWTGMAELSVTAEQVDELFAAERAYIPEAVELPVHTGLVLQSPRGKALGRMTADGAVRLVRGDREAFGIHGRSAEQRVALDLLLDPDVGIVSLGGRAGTGKSALALCAGLEAVLERRQHRKVMVFRPLYAVGGQELGYLPGSESEKMSPWAQAVFDTLSAVTTAEVIEEVVGRGMLEVLPLTHIRGRSLHDAFVVVDEAQSLERNVLLTVLSRIGANSRVVLTHDVAQRDNLRVGRYDGVAAVVEKLKGHPLFSHVTLTRSERSPIAALVTEMLEDGRI; from the coding sequence GTGGTGACCAGCAAGAAGCGCCGTGAGAACGACCGGCGCACCTATGTCCTCGACACCAGCGTCCTGCTGGCGGATCCAGGCGCCATGTGCCGCTTCGAGGAGCACGAGGTGGTGCTGCCCGTCGTGGTGGTCACGGAGTTGGAGGCCAAGCGGCACCATCCGGAGCTCGGTTACTTCGCCCGGAAGGCGCTGCGCCGACTCGACGAGTACCGGGTGCAGTTCGGCCGGCTCGACGCGCCGATCCCCATCGGGGAGCTCGGCGGCAGCCTGCGGGTCGAGCTGAACCACTCCGATCCGGCCATACTCCCGGTCGGCTTCCGCCTGGGGGACAACGACTCGCGCATCCTCGCGGTCGCCCGCAACCTCCAGGCGGAGGGGTACGACGTCACGGTGGTCTCCAAGGACCTTCCGCTGCGCATCAAGGCGTCGTCGGTGGGCCTGCTGGCCGAGGAGTACCGGGCGGAGCTGGCCATCACCGACTCGGGCTGGACGGGGATGGCGGAGCTGTCCGTCACCGCCGAGCAGGTGGACGAACTGTTCGCCGCGGAACGGGCATACATCCCGGAAGCGGTCGAACTGCCCGTCCACACCGGTCTGGTGCTCCAGTCGCCGCGGGGCAAGGCGCTGGGCCGGATGACGGCCGACGGCGCGGTGCGTCTGGTCCGCGGCGACCGGGAGGCGTTCGGCATCCACGGGCGCAGCGCCGAGCAGCGCGTCGCGCTCGACCTGCTGCTCGACCCGGACGTGGGCATCGTCTCGCTGGGCGGCCGGGCCGGTACGGGCAAGTCGGCGCTGGCGCTCTGCGCCGGTCTGGAGGCGGTGCTGGAGCGGCGGCAGCACCGGAAGGTGATGGTGTTCCGTCCGTTGTACGCGGTCGGGGGCCAGGAGTTGGGCTATCTGCCCGGCAGCGAGTCGGAGAAGATGAGCCCTTGGGCCCAGGCGGTCTTCGACACGCTCTCGGCGGTGACCACGGCCGAGGTGATCGAGGAGGTCGTGGGGCGCGGGATGCTGGAGGTGCTGCCGCTGACGCACATCCGCGGCCGGTCGCTGCACGACGCGTTCGTCGTCGTGGACGAGGCGCAGTCGCTGGAGCGCAATGTGCTGCTCACCGTGCTCTCCCGCATCGGCGCCAACTCCCGTGTCGTCCTCACCCATGACGTGGCGCAGCGCGACAACCTGCGGGTCGGGCGGTACGACGGGGTGGCGGCGGTGGTGGAGAAGCTGAAGGGGCACCCGTTGTTCTCGCATGTGACCCTGACGCGATCGGAGCGGTCGCCGATCGCGGCGCTGGTCACGGAGATGCTGGAGGACGGCCGCATCTGA
- a CDS encoding A24 family peptidase, giving the protein MNWLLIALVASATLYGTLAGTLVPGARYRLSVEPDEPWRTAAPCGHALGGGIGRGWCAACGRTRYGPGALWQVGATAMVCAATAAAVGPRPELCVWLLAIPVGVVLTGVDWAVHRLPDVLTLPLAAGTAALLGVAALLPASAGSWTGSLLGGLTLGGAYLLLFLAHPAGMGFGDVKLAAGLGCALGWYGWGVLILGGLAGLLLGSVYGIALMLTRGAGRGTTMPLGPFLLAGAWLALLAGGWSARP; this is encoded by the coding sequence ATGAACTGGTTGTTGATCGCGCTGGTGGCATCGGCCACCCTCTACGGAACCCTGGCCGGCACGCTGGTGCCCGGCGCCCGCTACCGGCTGTCGGTCGAACCGGACGAGCCCTGGCGGACAGCCGCTCCCTGCGGCCACGCGCTCGGCGGTGGAATCGGGCGGGGGTGGTGTGCGGCGTGCGGGAGGACGAGATACGGCCCGGGGGCGCTGTGGCAGGTCGGAGCGACGGCCATGGTGTGCGCGGCGACGGCCGCGGCGGTCGGCCCACGACCCGAACTCTGTGTCTGGCTGCTGGCGATACCGGTGGGCGTGGTGCTCACGGGAGTGGACTGGGCGGTGCACCGGTTACCGGACGTCCTGACGCTGCCCCTGGCCGCGGGCACCGCCGCACTGCTCGGAGTGGCCGCCCTGTTGCCGGCGTCCGCCGGCAGCTGGACCGGATCCCTGCTCGGGGGCCTGACGCTCGGCGGCGCCTACCTCCTGCTGTTCCTGGCACACCCGGCCGGGATGGGGTTCGGCGACGTCAAACTCGCCGCGGGCCTGGGCTGCGCTCTGGGCTGGTACGGCTGGGGTGTGCTGATACTCGGCGGCCTCGCGGGGCTGCTGCTCGGTTCGGTGTACGGCATCGCGCTGATGCTCACCCGCGGCGCGGGACGCGGCACGACCATGCCCCTAGGCCCCTTCCTGCTCGCCGGAGCCTGGCTGGCCCTCCTGGCGGGCGGATGGTCGGCGCGGCCCTGA
- a CDS encoding alkyl hydroperoxide reductase, with the protein MALDELKSAIPDYAKDLKLNLGSVIGNSDLPQQQLWGTVLACAIATRSPIVLRELEPEAKANLSPEAYTAAKAAAAIMAMNNVYYRTRHLLSDPEYGNLRAGLRMNVIGNPGVEKVDFELWSLAVSAINGCGMCLDSHEQVLRKAGVARETIQEAFKIASVLQAVGATLDAEAVLNG; encoded by the coding sequence ATGGCTCTCGATGAACTGAAGTCCGCCATACCGGACTACGCCAAGGACCTGAAGCTGAACCTCGGCTCGGTCATCGGCAACTCCGACCTCCCGCAGCAGCAGCTGTGGGGCACGGTCCTGGCCTGCGCGATCGCGACCCGCTCGCCGATCGTCCTGCGCGAGCTGGAGCCCGAGGCGAAGGCGAACCTGTCCCCGGAGGCGTACACCGCCGCCAAGGCCGCCGCCGCCATCATGGCGATGAACAACGTCTACTACCGCACCCGGCACCTGCTGTCGGACCCGGAGTACGGCAACCTGCGCGCCGGTCTGCGGATGAACGTCATCGGCAACCCGGGCGTGGAGAAGGTCGACTTCGAGCTGTGGTCCCTGGCCGTCTCCGCCATCAACGGCTGCGGCATGTGCCTCGACTCGCACGAGCAGGTGCTGCGCAAGGCCGGTGTGGCGCGCGAGACGATCCAGGAGGCGTTCAAGATCGCCTCCGTGCTCCAGGCCGTCGGCGCCACGCTCGACGCCGAGGCCGTTCTCAACGGCTGA
- a CDS encoding DUF2332 domain-containing protein, whose translation MTRARTADLLDTQARACAEMDSPLYATLLTRAAQDVRDGGPCADAVAPLEGAPGPAAVGLRLMGAVHALVLLGEAPDLAAHYSTAGGTADDPDAAWEPFRRAVADHPEHITAWMRRPPQTNEVGRANMLISGLLVTVTALATPEPPPVRLLELGTSGGLNLRADRFRVTAGDPATPRFSWGDPDSPVVLDGAWRDGTPPPRIADAAARVPALDVVERLGCDVDPLDPLDPADALALRAYVWPDHPARPTRLSGAIDLARRLPARVLGQAAADFLAGTDLRPGTLTVVWHSVMRQYVPPAEWARVETELARLRTAATGPQTGWFAHLAFEPRRIGDTHRFVLTARLGDGPEEVLAEAHPWGLDARACEVTSLTP comes from the coding sequence ATGACCCGCGCCCGCACCGCCGACCTCCTCGACACCCAGGCCCGCGCCTGCGCCGAAATGGACTCCCCCCTCTACGCCACACTCCTCACCCGCGCCGCCCAGGACGTCCGCGACGGCGGACCCTGCGCTGACGCCGTGGCCCCTCTGGAAGGCGCGCCGGGCCCGGCCGCCGTCGGACTCCGCCTGATGGGCGCGGTCCACGCGCTCGTCCTGCTCGGCGAAGCACCGGACCTGGCCGCCCACTACTCCACGGCGGGCGGCACCGCCGACGACCCCGACGCGGCGTGGGAACCGTTCCGGCGCGCCGTCGCCGACCACCCCGAGCACATCACCGCCTGGATGCGCCGCCCACCCCAGACCAACGAGGTCGGCCGCGCGAACATGCTGATCAGCGGCCTGCTCGTCACGGTCACCGCCCTCGCGACCCCCGAACCACCCCCCGTCCGGCTGCTCGAACTCGGCACCAGCGGCGGCCTGAACCTCCGCGCCGACCGCTTCCGCGTCACCGCCGGCGACCCGGCGACACCCCGCTTCTCCTGGGGAGACCCCGACTCGCCCGTCGTCCTCGACGGCGCCTGGAGGGACGGCACCCCGCCACCCCGGATCGCCGACGCCGCGGCCCGTGTCCCCGCCCTGGACGTCGTCGAACGCCTCGGCTGCGACGTCGACCCGCTGGACCCCCTCGACCCCGCCGACGCCCTCGCCCTCCGCGCCTACGTCTGGCCCGACCACCCGGCCCGCCCCACCCGGCTCTCCGGGGCCATCGACCTGGCCCGACGGCTGCCCGCCCGCGTCCTCGGCCAGGCCGCGGCCGACTTCCTGGCCGGCACCGACCTCCGCCCCGGCACCCTCACCGTCGTCTGGCACTCCGTGATGCGCCAGTACGTACCACCCGCGGAATGGGCCCGGGTGGAGACGGAGCTCGCCCGGCTGCGCACGGCCGCGACCGGGCCGCAGACGGGCTGGTTCGCCCACCTCGCGTTCGAACCGCGGCGCATCGGGGACACCCACCGGTTCGTCCTCACCGCACGCCTCGGCGACGGCCCGGAAGAGGTCCTGGCCGAGGCCCATCCCTGGGGCCTCGACGCCCGCGCCTGCGAGGTCACCTCCCTCACCCCCTGA
- a CDS encoding AI-2E family transporter, with product MSRLPQWLGSVGSGLTRLSHRLEERKARTDPDGVPAWARPPAGEPAPGRPVREPADGGTAAPGPVGPAAPESAAPSRTASAESTGPAGSSEPSAAAPDADPTQTQTPAPAPAERTPPTPPPPPPSAAAVLAEPPRPDPVAAVPWGVRVAAEAGWRLLVLAGTLWVLMRVISAVQLVVLAFVAGLLITALLQPTVATLVRRGLPRGLAAALTFISGFVIMGLVGWFVVWQVMDNADDLSGKLETGLHDLKEWLRTSPFHVTQDQIDNITDNLTKALRSNTDEITSAGIQGVQVIIETLTGIVLAMFTTLFLLYDGPRIWRWVLRLVPSAAREGVAGAGPRAWATLTAYVRGTVIVAMIDAICIGIGLYFLKVPMAVPLAVFIFLFAFIPLVGAVVSGALAVVVALVTQGVFTATMVLVVVLAVQQIEGHVLQPFILGRAVRVHPLAVVLSVAAGSMIAGIGGAVVAVPLVAVTNTVVGYLKAYSRGEVPGERLE from the coding sequence ATGTCCAGATTGCCACAATGGCTCGGCAGTGTCGGCTCGGGCCTGACGCGGCTCTCCCACCGGCTGGAGGAGCGCAAGGCGCGCACCGACCCGGACGGCGTGCCCGCCTGGGCGCGGCCGCCGGCCGGCGAGCCCGCCCCCGGGCGACCGGTCCGCGAACCGGCGGACGGGGGAACCGCCGCACCCGGACCCGTAGGACCCGCCGCGCCCGAATCCGCCGCGCCCTCCCGAACCGCATCCGCCGAATCCACAGGACCCGCCGGATCCTCCGAACCGTCCGCCGCCGCGCCCGACGCGGATCCCACCCAGACCCAGACCCCGGCCCCGGCCCCGGCCGAGCGGACCCCGCCGACACCGCCGCCCCCGCCCCCCTCCGCCGCGGCCGTCCTCGCCGAACCGCCGCGCCCCGACCCCGTGGCCGCCGTGCCCTGGGGAGTCCGCGTCGCCGCCGAGGCCGGCTGGCGACTGCTGGTGCTCGCGGGAACGCTGTGGGTGTTGATGCGCGTCATCAGCGCGGTGCAACTGGTGGTACTGGCATTCGTCGCGGGTCTGCTGATCACGGCGTTGCTCCAGCCGACCGTCGCCACACTCGTCCGCCGGGGCCTCCCGAGGGGGCTCGCGGCGGCCCTGACCTTCATCTCGGGCTTCGTGATCATGGGACTGGTCGGCTGGTTCGTGGTCTGGCAGGTGATGGACAACGCCGACGACCTCTCCGGAAAGCTGGAGACGGGCCTCCACGACCTGAAGGAATGGCTGCGGACCAGTCCGTTCCATGTCACCCAGGACCAGATCGACAACATCACCGACAACCTGACCAAGGCGCTCCGGTCCAACACGGACGAGATCACCTCGGCGGGCATACAGGGCGTCCAGGTCATCATCGAGACGCTGACCGGCATCGTCCTGGCGATGTTCACCACCCTCTTCCTGCTCTACGACGGGCCGCGGATCTGGCGCTGGGTGCTCAGGCTCGTCCCGAGCGCGGCCCGCGAGGGTGTCGCCGGGGCGGGGCCGCGCGCGTGGGCGACCCTCACGGCGTATGTGCGGGGCACGGTGATAGTGGCCATGATCGACGCGATCTGCATCGGCATCGGCCTCTACTTCCTCAAGGTGCCGATGGCCGTGCCGCTGGCCGTCTTCATCTTCCTCTTCGCCTTCATCCCGCTCGTCGGCGCCGTGGTCTCCGGAGCGCTGGCGGTCGTGGTGGCGCTGGTCACCCAGGGCGTCTTCACGGCGACGATGGTGCTGGTGGTCGTCCTGGCCGTGCAGCAGATAGAGGGCCACGTCCTCCAGCCGTTCATCCTCGGCCGGGCGGTCCGCGTCCATCCGCTCGCGGTCGTGCTCTCCGTGGCGGCCGGCTCGATGATCGCCGGGATCGGCGGTGCGGTGGTGGCGGTGCCGCTGGTGGCGGTGACCAATACGGTCGTCGGCTATCTGAAGGCGTACTCGCGCGGCGAAGTCCCCGGCGAACGCCTGGAGTGA
- a CDS encoding peroxiredoxin produces the protein MLTVGDKFPEFDLTACVDLDADKAFAQIDHKTYEGKWKVVFFWPKDFTFVCPTEIAAFGKLNDEFADRDAQILGVSGDSEFVHHAWRKDHADLRDLPFPMLADAKHELMRACGVEGEDGYAQRAVFIVDQNNEIQFVMVTAGSVGRNPKEVLRVLDALQTDELCPCNWSKGDETLDPVALLAGE, from the coding sequence GTGCTCACTGTCGGTGACAAGTTCCCCGAGTTCGACCTGACCGCCTGTGTGGACCTCGACGCGGACAAGGCTTTCGCGCAGATCGACCACAAGACCTACGAGGGCAAGTGGAAGGTCGTCTTCTTCTGGCCGAAGGACTTCACCTTCGTCTGCCCGACCGAGATCGCCGCGTTCGGCAAGCTGAACGACGAGTTCGCCGACCGTGACGCCCAGATCCTCGGTGTCTCCGGTGACTCGGAGTTCGTCCACCACGCCTGGCGCAAGGACCACGCCGACCTGCGTGACCTGCCCTTCCCGATGCTGGCCGACGCCAAGCACGAGCTGATGCGCGCGTGCGGCGTCGAGGGCGAGGACGGCTACGCCCAGCGCGCCGTCTTCATCGTCGACCAGAACAACGAGATCCAGTTCGTCATGGTGACCGCCGGCTCCGTCGGCCGTAACCCCAAGGAGGTCCTGCGGGTCCTCGACGCCCTGCAGACCGACGAGCTGTGCCCCTGCAACTGGAGCAAGGGCGACGAGACCCTCGACCCGGTCGCGCTCCTCGCGGGCGAGTGA
- a CDS encoding isoprenyl transferase — protein sequence MKLRDLVYRLYAHRVEGRLDHAQVPKHIGVILDGNRRWARADGRTPEQGHQAGADKIQELLGWCDETDVEVVTLWMLSTDNLDRPAKELKPLLGIIENTVRGLAADGRWRVHHVGQLDLLPAETQTVLKEAEQATLDVKGILVNVAVGYGGRQEIADAVRSLILEAAENGTSFEELAESVDIDHITKHLYTRGQPDPDLIIRTSGEQRLSGFMLWQSAHSEYYFCEVFWPAFRKVDFLRALRDYAARHRRYGY from the coding sequence GTGAAGTTGCGCGACCTGGTGTACAGGCTCTACGCACACCGGGTGGAAGGCCGCCTCGATCACGCCCAGGTGCCCAAGCACATCGGCGTCATCCTGGACGGCAACCGCCGCTGGGCCCGGGCCGACGGGCGGACCCCGGAGCAGGGTCACCAGGCCGGCGCGGACAAGATCCAGGAGCTCCTGGGCTGGTGCGACGAGACGGACGTCGAGGTCGTCACCCTGTGGATGCTCTCGACGGACAACCTGGATCGGCCGGCGAAGGAGCTGAAGCCGCTCCTCGGCATCATCGAGAACACCGTTCGCGGGCTGGCGGCTGACGGCCGCTGGCGCGTCCACCACGTGGGGCAGCTCGACCTGCTCCCGGCCGAGACGCAGACCGTCCTGAAAGAGGCCGAGCAGGCCACGCTGGACGTCAAGGGAATACTCGTCAACGTGGCCGTCGGCTACGGCGGCCGGCAGGAAATCGCGGACGCCGTCCGCTCCCTGATCCTGGAAGCCGCCGAGAACGGCACGTCGTTCGAGGAACTGGCCGAGTCCGTCGACATCGACCACATCACCAAGCATCTCTACACGCGCGGCCAGCCCGATCCGGACCTCATCATCCGCACCAGCGGCGAGCAGCGGCTGTCCGGCTTCATGCTCTGGCAGAGCGCGCATTCCGAGTACTACTTCTGCGAGGTTTTCTGGCCGGCCTTCCGCAAGGTCGACTTCCTTCGCGCGCTGCGTGATTATGCGGCGCGCCACCGGCGTTACGGATACTGA
- a CDS encoding pilus assembly protein TadG-related protein translates to MTQGSAPFGPPVGGRDAGQAFPLYIVAIAGFLFVALAVFAVGMAGAARNGTRSAADAAALAAAQDYREQSYTGFLRDLVARPGGDWRRWFDGRGDAPATACREAERLARDNAAGLTGPGCAAAPGPDPTTLAFDVTVTTRDGIGMSVVPGTEDVHPTVSSRAVVTPRCRPAPGGDAGAPYARFDCDDGPLTVDPAHPDPRLTARTLFAVRLAATDR, encoded by the coding sequence GTGACCCAGGGGTCCGCACCGTTCGGCCCGCCGGTCGGCGGACGCGACGCGGGCCAGGCGTTCCCCCTGTACATCGTGGCGATCGCCGGGTTCCTGTTCGTCGCCCTCGCCGTCTTCGCCGTCGGCATGGCGGGAGCCGCCAGGAACGGCACCCGGTCCGCCGCCGACGCCGCGGCCCTCGCCGCCGCCCAGGACTACCGGGAGCAGTCCTACACCGGCTTCCTCCGGGACCTCGTCGCCCGGCCGGGCGGCGACTGGCGGCGCTGGTTCGACGGTCGCGGCGACGCCCCCGCCACCGCCTGCCGCGAAGCGGAACGCCTCGCCCGCGACAACGCCGCCGGTCTCACCGGCCCCGGCTGCGCAGCGGCCCCCGGGCCCGACCCCACGACGCTCGCCTTCGACGTCACCGTCACTACCCGCGACGGCATCGGCATGTCCGTCGTCCCCGGCACCGAAGACGTCCACCCCACCGTCAGCTCCCGCGCCGTCGTCACCCCCCGCTGCCGCCCCGCCCCGGGCGGGGACGCCGGCGCCCCGTACGCCCGGTTCGACTGCGACGACGGACCGCTGACCGTCGACCCCGCCCACCCCGACCCCCGGCTCACGGCACGCACCCTCTTCGCCGTCCGCCTCGCCGCCACCGACCGATGA
- a CDS encoding DUF192 domain-containing protein codes for MDGFTHLTVESAECGAPAVPVEVAASYRARTRGLLGRDGIEGVMLLTPAGSVHTFGMRFPIDVAYLSRDMRVLAVRTMSPHRLGRPRPTARHVLESAAGAMARWGLRAGARVRIRPVVSGPG; via the coding sequence ATGGACGGCTTCACTCACCTCACCGTCGAATCCGCGGAGTGCGGGGCCCCGGCGGTTCCGGTGGAGGTTGCCGCCTCCTATCGGGCGCGGACGCGCGGGTTGCTCGGGCGGGACGGGATCGAGGGCGTCATGCTGCTCACCCCGGCCGGTTCGGTGCACACCTTCGGGATGCGGTTCCCGATCGACGTCGCATACCTGAGCCGGGACATGCGGGTGCTCGCCGTGCGCACCATGTCTCCGCACCGTCTGGGCCGACCCCGGCCGACGGCCCGCCATGTGCTGGAGTCGGCGGCCGGGGCCATGGCGCGATGGGGGCTGCGCGCAGGGGCGCGCGTGCGGATTCGACCCGTCGTATCCGGGCCCGGGTAG